The following coding sequences are from one Sphingomonadaceae bacterium OTU29LAMAA1 window:
- the purL gene encoding phosphoribosylformylglycinamidine synthase subunit PurL — protein MTEITPQIVADHGLSTQEYERVLTALGREPNLVELGIFSVMWSEHCSYKSSRIHLKKLPTEGPQVICGPGENAGVIDIGDNQAAIFKMESHNHPSYIEPYQGAATGVGGILRDVFTMGARPIANMNALRFGSPTHPKMRHLISGVVHGIGGYGNCVGVPTVGGEVNFHPAYDGNILVNAMTVGIADQDKIFYSAASGIGNPIVYVGSKTGRDGIHGATMASADFGEDADAKRPTVQVGDPFTEKLLIEACLELMATDVIVAIQDMGAAGLTSSSVEMASKGGVGIELVMDDVPQRETGMTPYEMMLSESQERMLMVLKPGREGEAEAIFRKWALDFAVIGHVTDTERMVLKWQGEVVCDIPLGPLADEAPLYDRPHVPTPKPTPLENVPESNDIARDLLTLMGSPDVASRRWIWEQYDHMVGADTVQAPGGDSAVVRVHGTDKALAITTDCTPRYCFADPVEGGKQAVAEAWRNLTAVGATPLAITNCLNFANPQRPEIMGQIVGCLDGMAQACRALDFPIVSGNVSLYNESKATGGGSAILPTPAIGGVGLLKDWTRNATIAFKGTGDMILVVGARGGHLGQSLYLRECHGREEGPPPPVDLDAERKAGDLIRTAIADGWLSAVHDVSDGGIAVTVAEMALAGGIGAMIDRKQPFGCARSFFAEDQGVYVVTIHDHALLDFLGAAHAAGVEAEPLGRTGGKRLIFERPDRDDVVALDALREAHEGFFPKLMGADAALA, from the coding sequence ATGACCGAGATCACGCCCCAGATCGTCGCCGACCACGGCCTGTCCACGCAAGAATATGAGCGCGTCCTGACCGCGCTCGGCCGCGAGCCGAACCTCGTCGAACTCGGCATCTTCTCGGTCATGTGGTCCGAGCATTGCAGCTATAAATCGAGCCGCATCCACCTGAAGAAGCTGCCGACGGAAGGGCCGCAGGTCATCTGCGGGCCGGGCGAGAATGCCGGCGTGATCGATATCGGCGACAATCAGGCGGCGATCTTCAAGATGGAGTCGCACAACCACCCATCGTACATCGAGCCCTATCAGGGCGCGGCGACCGGCGTCGGCGGTATCCTGCGCGATGTGTTCACGATGGGCGCGCGGCCGATCGCCAACATGAACGCACTGCGCTTCGGATCGCCGACCCATCCGAAGATGCGCCATCTGATCAGCGGCGTCGTCCATGGCATCGGCGGCTACGGCAATTGCGTCGGCGTGCCGACCGTGGGCGGCGAGGTCAACTTCCACCCCGCCTATGACGGCAACATCCTCGTCAACGCGATGACGGTCGGCATCGCCGATCAGGACAAGATCTTCTATTCCGCCGCCAGCGGCATTGGCAATCCGATCGTGTATGTCGGATCGAAGACCGGCCGCGACGGCATCCACGGCGCGACCATGGCGAGCGCGGACTTCGGCGAGGACGCCGATGCCAAGCGCCCGACCGTGCAGGTCGGTGACCCCTTTACCGAAAAGTTGCTGATCGAGGCGTGTCTGGAGCTGATGGCGACCGACGTGATCGTCGCGATCCAGGACATGGGCGCGGCCGGCCTCACCTCGTCGTCGGTCGAAATGGCGTCGAAGGGCGGCGTCGGCATCGAACTGGTGATGGACGACGTGCCGCAGCGCGAAACCGGCATGACGCCATACGAGATGATGCTCTCCGAATCGCAGGAGCGCATGCTGATGGTGCTCAAGCCCGGCCGCGAGGGTGAGGCGGAGGCGATCTTCCGCAAATGGGCACTCGACTTCGCTGTCATCGGCCATGTCACCGATACCGAGCGGATGGTGCTGAAGTGGCAGGGCGAGGTCGTCTGCGACATCCCGCTCGGGCCGCTCGCCGACGAGGCACCGCTGTACGATCGTCCGCACGTGCCGACGCCGAAGCCCACGCCGTTGGAGAACGTGCCGGAAAGCAACGACATCGCCCGCGACCTGCTGACGCTGATGGGGTCGCCCGACGTCGCCAGCCGCCGCTGGATCTGGGAGCAATACGACCACATGGTCGGCGCCGACACCGTGCAGGCGCCCGGCGGCGACAGCGCCGTCGTCCGCGTCCACGGCACCGACAAGGCGCTGGCGATAACCACTGACTGCACCCCGCGCTATTGCTTCGCCGACCCGGTCGAGGGCGGCAAGCAGGCCGTCGCCGAGGCATGGCGCAACCTGACCGCGGTCGGCGCGACGCCGCTCGCGATCACCAACTGCCTCAACTTCGCCAACCCGCAGCGGCCGGAGATCATGGGCCAGATCGTCGGCTGCCTCGACGGCATGGCGCAGGCGTGCCGCGCCTTGGACTTCCCGATCGTGAGCGGCAACGTGTCGCTCTACAACGAATCGAAGGCGACCGGCGGCGGCTCGGCGATCCTGCCGACCCCGGCGATCGGCGGCGTCGGCCTGCTCAAGGACTGGACGAGGAACGCGACGATCGCGTTCAAGGGCACCGGCGACATGATCCTCGTCGTTGGCGCGCGTGGCGGTCACCTCGGCCAGTCGCTGTACCTGCGCGAATGCCATGGCCGCGAGGAAGGCCCGCCCCCGCCGGTCGATCTCGACGCGGAGCGCAAGGCCGGGGACCTGATCCGCACCGCAATTGCGGATGGCTGGCTGTCCGCAGTCCATGACGTGTCCGATGGCGGCATCGCGGTGACGGTCGCCGAAATGGCGCTGGCGGGCGGCATCGGGGCGATGATCGATCGCAAGCAACCCTTCGGCTGCGCCCGGTCGTTCTTCGCCGAGGATCAGGGCGTGTACGTCGTCACCATCCACGATCACGCCCTGCTCGACTTCCTCGGCGCGGCGCATGCGGCGGGCGTCGAGGCGGAGCCGCTCGGTCGCACCGGTGGCAAGCGCCTGATCTTCGAACGCCCAGATCGTGACGACGTGGTGGCGCTGGATGCGCTGCGCGAGGCGCACGAGGGCTTCTTCCCCAAGCTGATGGGCGCCGACGCCGCGCTGGCGTAA
- the map gene encoding type I methionyl aminopeptidase, translating to MTEYVTVTSDAPEGRTGAIKLRGPAAFAGMHKAGRLAAETLDMLTPHMVPGVTTAEVDKLIYDFILAGGGVPATLGYRGYTHSTCISINHVVCHGIPSEKTLKSGDIVNVDVTPIIDGWHGDTSRMYLIGDVPLKAKRLVEVTYECLMLGIEQAKPGNHMGDVANAIQRHAEKHRYGVVRDFCGHGVGRLFHDAPEVVHVGKPGTGPELKPGMIFTIEPMINIGRPDVKLLDDGWTAVTRDRSLSAQFEHSIGITEDGCEIFTSSPAGYHQPPFA from the coding sequence ATGACCGAATACGTAACCGTGACCTCAGACGCGCCGGAAGGGCGCACCGGCGCCATCAAACTGCGTGGCCCGGCGGCCTTTGCCGGTATGCACAAGGCCGGGCGCCTTGCCGCCGAAACGCTCGACATGCTGACCCCGCACATGGTGCCGGGTGTCACGACTGCCGAGGTCGACAAGCTGATCTACGACTTCATCCTCGCGGGCGGCGGCGTTCCCGCGACGCTCGGCTATCGCGGCTACACCCATTCCACCTGCATCTCGATCAATCACGTCGTCTGTCACGGCATCCCGAGCGAGAAGACGCTCAAATCCGGGGATATCGTCAACGTCGACGTGACGCCGATCATCGACGGCTGGCACGGCGACACCAGCCGGATGTACCTGATCGGCGACGTGCCGCTAAAAGCGAAGCGGCTGGTCGAGGTGACCTACGAATGCCTGATGCTCGGCATCGAACAGGCGAAGCCGGGCAACCACATGGGCGATGTCGCCAACGCGATCCAGCGGCATGCGGAGAAGCACCGCTATGGCGTCGTGCGCGATTTCTGCGGCCATGGCGTCGGCCGGCTGTTCCACGATGCGCCAGAAGTCGTCCATGTCGGCAAGCCCGGCACCGGCCCCGAGCTGAAGCCCGGCATGATCTTCACGATCGAACCGATGATCAACATCGGGCGGCCCGACGTGAAGCTGCTCGACGACGGCTGGACGGCGGTGACGCGCGACCGCTCGCTGTCGGCGCAGTTCGAACATTCGATCGGCATCACCGAGGACGGGTGCGAGATCTTCACCTCGTCTCCCGCCGGATACCACCAGCCGCCGTTCGCCTGA
- a CDS encoding molybdopterin-binding protein, with amino-acid sequence MEQGTPQERIWTAALIVIGDEILSGRTQDKNIAQLASWLNVQGIRLAEVRVVADRTEAIVEAVNVLRARNDYLFTTGGIGPTHDDITVDAIAAALGVAVEHHPEALAVLERYYETRGGLTEARARMARVPAGAGLIVNKVSGAPGIHIGNIFIMAGVPHITAGMLDALTGTLEGGRPVVSGTIGCWVGESEVADLLRNAEKAHEGVAIGSYPFFREGRTGANFVVRSPDAGLVEACLTDLTRELEATGREVFAGGI; translated from the coding sequence ATGGAGCAGGGCACACCGCAGGAACGCATCTGGACCGCCGCGCTGATCGTGATCGGCGACGAGATCCTGTCCGGTCGCACGCAGGACAAGAACATCGCCCAGCTGGCGAGCTGGCTCAACGTGCAGGGTATCCGCCTGGCCGAGGTGCGCGTCGTCGCCGATCGGACGGAGGCGATCGTCGAGGCGGTGAACGTCCTGCGCGCGCGCAACGATTATCTGTTCACCACCGGCGGGATCGGCCCGACGCACGACGACATCACCGTCGACGCGATCGCCGCGGCACTGGGCGTTGCGGTGGAGCATCACCCGGAAGCGCTGGCGGTGCTGGAGCGCTATTACGAAACCCGCGGCGGGCTGACCGAGGCGCGGGCGCGGATGGCGCGGGTGCCGGCGGGCGCGGGGCTGATCGTCAACAAGGTGTCGGGCGCGCCGGGCATCCACATCGGCAACATCTTCATCATGGCTGGCGTGCCGCACATCACCGCCGGCATGCTGGATGCGCTGACCGGTACGCTGGAGGGCGGACGTCCGGTGGTGTCGGGCACGATCGGCTGCTGGGTGGGCGAGAGCGAGGTCGCCGACCTGCTCCGTAACGCCGAGAAGGCGCACGAGGGCGTGGCGATCGGATCATACCCGTTCTTCCGCGAAGGGCGGACGGGCGCGAATTTCGTGGTGCGCAGTCCGGATGCGGGGCTGGTCGAGGCGTGCCTGACGGACCTCACGCGGGAGCTCGAGGCGACCGGGCGCGAGGTGTTCGCGGGCGGGATCTGA
- a CDS encoding alpha/beta hydrolase — MIRATHWGLRLAASALTLGIVLQPTPGHAATAAPAIQMPHISVVATGKGTPVILIPGLSSPRAVWDGVVPILAKDHRVYTVQVNGFGGDAPGANLSPGVLDGIVADLHTLIGKEKIASVALVGHSMGGLAALMLAKAHPADAGKLMIVDSLPFIGTLFSPAATVAMIEPRAKAMRDMQAASYGKPANDAMATATANQLASKPASRAKVVSWVKAADPRVSAQAMYEDMTTDLRPAMKQIATPITLVYPWSDAGPTRTAAEGLYKTAYADAPHVTFVDVGDAAHFVMLDQPERFEAALTAFLAK; from the coding sequence ATGATCCGTGCCACTCATTGGGGCCTGCGCCTCGCCGCCTCGGCCCTGACGCTGGGCATCGTGCTCCAGCCCACCCCCGGCCATGCCGCCACCGCTGCGCCTGCGATCCAGATGCCGCACATCTCGGTGGTCGCAACGGGCAAGGGAACGCCGGTGATCCTGATCCCCGGCCTGTCCTCGCCACGCGCCGTGTGGGACGGGGTCGTGCCGATACTGGCGAAGGATCACCGGGTCTATACGGTGCAGGTCAACGGCTTCGGCGGCGACGCACCGGGGGCGAACCTGTCGCCGGGCGTGCTCGACGGCATCGTCGCGGACCTGCACACGCTGATCGGCAAGGAGAAGATCGCCAGTGTCGCACTGGTCGGCCATTCGATGGGCGGTCTCGCCGCGCTGATGCTGGCGAAGGCGCATCCCGCGGACGCCGGCAAGCTGATGATCGTCGATTCGCTGCCCTTCATCGGCACGCTGTTTTCGCCCGCCGCCACCGTCGCGATGATCGAGCCGCGGGCGAAGGCGATGCGCGATATGCAGGCCGCCAGCTATGGCAAGCCAGCCAACGACGCCATGGCGACCGCCACCGCAAACCAGCTCGCGTCGAAGCCGGCATCGCGGGCGAAGGTCGTGTCATGGGTGAAAGCCGCCGACCCGCGCGTGTCGGCGCAGGCGATGTACGAGGACATGACGACCGACCTGCGCCCGGCGATGAAGCAGATCGCGACACCGATCACCTTGGTCTATCCATGGAGCGACGCCGGTCCGACCAGAACCGCCGCGGAGGGGCTGTACAAGACGGCCTATGCCGACGCCCCGCACGTGACATTCGTGGATGTCGGCGACGCGGCGCATTTCGTGATGCTGGACCAGCCGGAGCGCTTCGAGGCAGCTTTAACGGCGTTTCTGGCGAAGTAG
- a CDS encoding helix-turn-helix transcriptional regulator: MNNHLRDLRATRGWSQQHLAEQLEVSRQSVNAIETGRYDPSLPLAFKIAELFELAIEDVFVSPSREN; encoded by the coding sequence ATGAACAACCACCTGCGCGATCTGCGCGCGACCCGCGGCTGGAGCCAGCAGCATCTCGCCGAACAGCTCGAGGTCAGCCGCCAGAGCGTCAATGCCATCGAGACGGGCCGCTACGACCCGTCGCTTCCCCTCGCCTTCAAGATCGCCGAGCTGTTCGAGCTCGCCATCGAAGACGTCTTCGTCAGCCCGTCCAGGGAGAATTGA
- a CDS encoding DUF6356 family protein, whose amino-acid sequence MNPFTDHPASVGESYPEHLRVATGFGVRMIAGGVAAVLHGVFPFLFKTTGSRTIEALHGKIVAKRGDAVQQRSVEFII is encoded by the coding sequence ATGAACCCCTTCACCGATCACCCGGCCTCGGTCGGCGAAAGCTACCCCGAACATCTGCGCGTCGCGACCGGCTTCGGCGTCCGCATGATCGCGGGCGGCGTCGCAGCCGTGCTGCACGGCGTCTTCCCGTTCCTGTTCAAGACCACCGGCAGCCGCACGATCGAGGCGCTGCACGGCAAGATCGTCGCGAAGCGCGGCGACGCGGTGCAGCAACGATCGGTCGAGTTCATCATCTGA
- a CDS encoding Mur ligase family protein yields MTNGNIRGSVGGKRFFLVGIGGSGMMPLATILRGRGAIVEGSDRGLDQGRVPAKFDSLRARGIGLFPQDGSGIVSADQIVVASAAVEATVADIVAAERVGCTRLSRADLLSTLFNQSRLPIGVAGTSGKSTVTGMIGWVLQASGGDPTVMNGAVMKNFAHHDAQFASALVGAGEAFVSEVDESDGSIANYRPRIAVLNNVSLDHKGLDELRRLFADFIAKAETAIVNLDNDDAAALARTLPAERIASFGLDRDADFAARQIVEAPFSVTFDLIAAGNTAIPVTLQVPGRHNVANALAAIAAAVAAGVPLTRAAEAIGGFTGLRRRFDLVGEAGGIAVIDDFGHNPDKIAATLDTLHAFPGRLLVLFQPHGYGPLKVMRRELVEMFAARLAPADVLVLPDPVYQGGTVAREVGSAEIVADVAAAGREAVHIPDRAAAADRLVAMARPGDRIVVMGARDDTLSLLAADMLAGLAAKA; encoded by the coding sequence ATGACCAACGGCAACATCCGGGGCTCCGTCGGGGGCAAGCGCTTCTTCCTCGTGGGGATCGGCGGGTCGGGGATGATGCCGCTCGCCACGATCCTGCGCGGCCGCGGCGCCATCGTCGAAGGGTCCGACCGCGGCCTCGACCAGGGCCGCGTTCCCGCCAAGTTCGACAGCCTGCGCGCGCGGGGTATCGGCCTGTTCCCACAGGACGGCAGCGGCATCGTGTCGGCCGACCAGATCGTCGTCGCCTCCGCCGCGGTCGAGGCGACGGTGGCGGACATCGTCGCGGCGGAACGGGTCGGCTGCACCCGCCTCAGCCGCGCCGACCTGCTCTCCACCCTGTTCAACCAGAGCCGCCTGCCGATCGGAGTCGCCGGCACCAGCGGCAAATCGACCGTCACCGGCATGATCGGCTGGGTTCTGCAAGCGAGCGGCGGCGATCCGACGGTGATGAACGGCGCGGTGATGAAGAACTTCGCCCATCACGACGCGCAATTCGCCAGCGCATTGGTCGGCGCCGGCGAGGCCTTCGTCAGCGAGGTGGACGAAAGCGACGGCTCGATCGCCAACTACCGCCCGCGCATCGCCGTCCTCAACAACGTCAGCCTCGACCACAAGGGGCTGGACGAACTCCGCCGCCTGTTCGCCGACTTCATCGCCAAGGCGGAGACGGCGATCGTCAACCTCGACAACGACGACGCCGCCGCGCTGGCCCGCACGCTTCCGGCGGAGCGGATCGCCAGCTTCGGCCTCGACCGCGACGCCGATTTCGCCGCGCGGCAGATCGTCGAGGCGCCATTCTCGGTGACGTTCGACCTGATCGCGGCGGGGAACACCGCCATCCCGGTGACGTTGCAGGTACCGGGCCGCCACAATGTTGCCAACGCGCTCGCCGCGATCGCCGCCGCGGTCGCCGCCGGCGTACCGCTGACGCGGGCCGCAGAGGCGATCGGCGGCTTCACCGGGCTGCGCCGCCGTTTCGATCTGGTCGGCGAAGCGGGCGGCATCGCGGTGATCGACGATTTCGGCCACAACCCCGACAAGATCGCCGCGACGCTCGACACGCTCCACGCCTTCCCCGGCCGCCTGCTCGTCCTGTTCCAGCCGCACGGCTATGGCCCGCTGAAGGTGATGCGGCGTGAATTGGTGGAGATGTTCGCCGCTCGGCTCGCCCCCGCAGACGTGCTGGTGCTGCCCGACCCCGTCTACCAGGGCGGCACCGTCGCGCGCGAGGTCGGCAGCGCGGAGATCGTCGCGGACGTCGCCGCTGCCGGCCGCGAGGCGGTCCACATCCCCGATCGCGCCGCCGCCGCCGACCGCCTCGTCGCGATGGCACGGCCGGGCGACCGCATCGTCGTGATGGGCGCGCGCGACGACACGCTCAGCCTGCTCGCCGCCGACATGCTGGCCGGGCTCGCCGCAAAGGCTTAG
- a CDS encoding LD-carboxypeptidase gives MRIGVVAPASIGNKDAEAPFLAFAALAYPEVDLVVHPQCWEVAGHFAGDDARRASAFLEFANDPGFDAIWFLRGGYGSNRILPLVMPQLGPAARHKSYLGYSDMGFLLGALYARRIGRPCHGPMASDIRRKGGDVTVARSLGWLARGDRQGLEPGLDGRPAAAFNLSILGALIGTPYLPDLTDHVLLIEEVSEPMYNIDRLLFHMGHATQLQGLAGVRLGSITAVTPNEPEWADNLEFMVRRWCGDLGVPYLGRADVGHTQSNRVVPFGVV, from the coding sequence ATGCGCATTGGAGTGGTGGCGCCGGCCAGCATCGGCAACAAGGATGCCGAGGCGCCGTTCCTCGCCTTCGCCGCATTGGCCTATCCCGAGGTGGATCTGGTCGTGCATCCGCAATGCTGGGAGGTCGCCGGCCATTTCGCCGGCGACGATGCGCGGCGAGCGTCCGCGTTCCTCGAATTTGCCAATGATCCCGGGTTCGACGCGATCTGGTTCCTGCGTGGCGGCTATGGATCGAACCGCATCCTGCCATTGGTGATGCCGCAACTGGGACCGGCGGCGCGCCACAAGAGCTATCTCGGCTATTCCGACATGGGGTTCCTGCTGGGCGCGCTGTACGCGCGGCGGATCGGGCGGCCCTGTCATGGCCCGATGGCCAGCGATATACGGCGCAAGGGCGGGGACGTGACGGTAGCGCGGTCGCTCGGGTGGCTGGCGCGGGGCGACCGGCAAGGGCTGGAGCCGGGGCTGGACGGGCGGCCGGCGGCGGCGTTCAACCTGTCGATCCTGGGTGCGCTGATCGGCACGCCGTATCTGCCCGACCTGACCGATCACGTGCTGCTGATCGAGGAGGTGTCGGAGCCGATGTACAATATTGACCGGCTGCTGTTCCATATGGGCCATGCGACGCAATTGCAGGGGCTGGCCGGCGTGCGGCTGGGCAGCATCACCGCGGTGACGCCGAACGAGCCGGAATGGGCGGACAATCTGGAGTTCATGGTGCGGCGGTGGTGCGGGGATCTGGGTGTGCCGTATCTGGGGAGGGCTGACGTGGGGCATACGCAGAGCAACAGGGTGGTGCCGTTCGGGGTGGTTTGA
- the thrS gene encoding threonine--tRNA ligase codes for MSAMFRITLPDGSVREVAPGTTPADVAAAIGPGLAKAALAARIDGQVRDLNRPFEGDTNLALVTAKDEADALELVRHDLAHVMAEAVQHLFPGTQITFGPATDDGFYYDFAPKDRQFTEDDLPAIEAEMRRIIARNEPFTREVWSREQLIETWTRQGETFKAEWAAELPDGEELTIYRQGQWLDMCRGPHMVSTGKLDPNAFKLTRVSGAYWRGDQKNAMLSRIYGTGWLNKKQLDQHLFMLEEAAKRDHRKIGAEMDLFHLQSEAQGSVFWHPKGFILWRQLEAYMRRRLDAADYAEVKTPQLMDAKQWEQSGHWGKYRENMFVVPDEVPNTEDEGQVLSGEGDLMALKPMNCPAHVLIFKQGIKSYRDLPIRMAEFGCCHRNEPHGALHGIMRVRQFTQDDAHIFVREDQLVDEVRKFCELLDSVYQHLGFDSYAIKLALRPEKRFGSEEMWDWAEQSLRDAVAATGRDTPEYGWEELPGEGAFYAPKLEFHLTDAIGRTWQVGTIQTDTVLPERLDASYVGEDGNRHRPIMLHRAILGTFERFIGILIEHHAGRFPLWLSPVQVVVATIVSDADGYANEVAATLRKAGIRVETDLRNEKINYKVREHSVAKVPVLLVVGKREAEEGKVAVRRLGSQAQEFVTVDEIVAKLRDEATPPDLR; via the coding sequence ATGTCCGCCATGTTCCGTATCACGCTGCCCGACGGTTCCGTCCGCGAGGTTGCGCCCGGGACTACCCCCGCGGACGTCGCCGCCGCGATCGGCCCGGGGCTCGCCAAGGCGGCGCTCGCCGCGCGGATCGACGGGCAGGTGCGTGACCTCAACCGGCCGTTCGAGGGTGATACCAACCTTGCGCTGGTGACTGCCAAGGATGAGGCCGACGCGCTCGAACTCGTCCGCCACGACCTTGCGCATGTGATGGCGGAGGCGGTGCAACATCTGTTCCCGGGTACGCAGATCACCTTCGGCCCGGCGACGGACGATGGCTTTTACTACGACTTCGCGCCGAAGGACCGTCAGTTCACCGAAGACGATCTGCCCGCGATCGAGGCCGAGATGCGCCGCATCATCGCGCGCAACGAGCCGTTCACGCGCGAAGTGTGGAGTCGCGAGCAACTCATCGAGACGTGGACCAGGCAGGGCGAGACCTTCAAGGCCGAATGGGCCGCCGAACTGCCCGATGGCGAGGAACTGACGATCTATCGTCAGGGCCAGTGGCTCGACATGTGCCGTGGGCCGCACATGGTGTCGACCGGCAAGCTCGATCCCAATGCCTTCAAGCTGACGCGCGTATCGGGGGCCTATTGGCGCGGCGATCAGAAGAACGCGATGCTGAGCCGCATCTATGGCACCGGCTGGCTCAACAAGAAGCAACTCGACCAGCACCTCTTCATGCTGGAAGAGGCGGCGAAGCGCGATCATCGCAAGATCGGCGCGGAGATGGACCTGTTCCACCTCCAGTCCGAGGCGCAAGGCAGCGTGTTCTGGCACCCCAAGGGCTTCATCCTGTGGCGGCAGCTGGAAGCATACATGCGCCGCCGGTTGGACGCGGCCGATTATGCCGAGGTCAAGACGCCGCAGCTAATGGACGCCAAACAGTGGGAGCAATCCGGCCACTGGGGCAAGTATCGCGAGAACATGTTCGTGGTGCCGGACGAGGTGCCTAACACCGAAGACGAAGGGCAGGTCCTGTCCGGCGAAGGCGATTTGATGGCACTCAAGCCGATGAACTGCCCGGCGCACGTGCTGATCTTCAAACAGGGGATCAAGAGCTATCGCGACCTGCCGATCCGCATGGCCGAATTCGGCTGCTGCCACCGCAACGAGCCGCATGGCGCGCTGCACGGCATCATGCGCGTCCGTCAGTTCACGCAGGACGACGCGCATATCTTCGTCCGCGAGGACCAGTTGGTCGATGAGGTCCGCAAATTCTGCGAACTGCTCGACAGCGTCTACCAGCATTTGGGCTTCGACAGCTATGCGATCAAGCTGGCGCTGCGTCCCGAAAAGCGCTTCGGTTCGGAAGAGATGTGGGACTGGGCCGAGCAGTCGCTGCGTGACGCGGTTGCGGCGACGGGCCGAGACACGCCGGAATACGGCTGGGAGGAATTGCCGGGTGAGGGCGCCTTCTACGCACCCAAGCTCGAATTCCACCTGACCGATGCGATCGGGCGGACGTGGCAGGTCGGCACGATCCAGACCGACACCGTACTGCCCGAACGGCTCGATGCGAGCTACGTCGGCGAGGATGGCAATCGCCATCGCCCGATCATGCTGCATCGCGCGATCCTCGGCACCTTTGAGCGCTTCATCGGCATCCTGATCGAACACCACGCCGGCCGCTTCCCGCTGTGGCTGTCACCGGTACAGGTGGTGGTCGCGACCATCGTGTCGGATGCCGACGGTTATGCCAACGAGGTGGCGGCGACGCTGCGCAAGGCCGGCATCCGGGTGGAAACCGACCTGCGCAACGAGAAGATCAACTACAAGGTCCGGGAGCATTCGGTCGCCAAGGTCCCGGTGCTGCTCGTCGTCGGCAAGCGCGAGGCGGAAGAGGGCAAGGTCGCCGTCCGCAGGCTGGGGAGTCAGGCGCAGGAGTTCGTGACGGTGGACGAGATCGTCGCTAAGCTGCGCGACGAGGCGACTCCGCCTGATCTGCGGTAA
- the infC gene encoding translation initiation factor IF-3: MMRRPNQAPPMNGPRFNEWIVSPKVRVIDHEGENLGVMYTREAMAQAQELGLDLVEVSPNADPPVAKFLDVGKFKYEAQKKANLARKSQKTQEIKEIKMRPNIDDHDYDTKMKKVAEFIEEGDKVKVTMRFRGRELSHGQLGMAVLQRVAEQVAETAKVEAYPRMEGRQMLMVLAPK; this comes from the coding sequence ATGATGCGCCGGCCGAACCAGGCGCCGCCAATGAATGGCCCTCGTTTCAACGAGTGGATCGTCAGCCCCAAGGTCCGCGTGATCGACCATGAGGGTGAGAATCTTGGCGTGATGTACACGCGCGAGGCGATGGCGCAGGCGCAGGAACTCGGCCTCGATCTGGTCGAGGTGTCGCCGAACGCCGACCCGCCCGTCGCGAAGTTCCTCGACGTCGGCAAGTTCAAGTACGAGGCGCAGAAGAAGGCGAACCTCGCGCGCAAGTCGCAGAAGACGCAGGAGATCAAGGAGATCAAGATGCGTCCGAACATCGACGACCACGATTACGACACCAAGATGAAGAAGGTCGCCGAGTTCATCGAGGAGGGCGACAAGGTGAAGGTCACCATGCGCTTCCGCGGTCGCGAACTCAGCCACGGCCAGCTCGGCATGGCGGTGCTCCAGCGCGTCGCGGAGCAGGTCGCCGAGACGGCCAAGGTCGAGGCTTATCCGCGCATGGAAGGCCGGCAGATGCTGATGGTGCTCGCACCCAAGTAA